Within the Borrelia miyamotoi genome, the region TAATGGTCTTTATAGGGAAAATCTCAAAGGGAAATTTAATACTTCTTTTGGTAAATATAAAAAAATTAGTTTTTATGAAGTTAAAAATTTACGGCTGGCTTCTAAGCTTTTAAGAGAAGTTAAAGTTTTAAGCTTAGATTTTTTTTGTTTACTTGATTTTATAGCGAAAGATGATTTTGTTTATCTTGATCCTCCTTATATACCTTACTCAAAAACAAGTAACTTTACAAATTATAGTAGATATAGGTTTGATTTTAAAATGCATGAAAAATTGCTACATTTTTGTGACAAGATAGATCAAAGAGGGGCTAAATTTTTGCTTTCAAATTCTAATACTACGTCTAGCCTTGAACTATATAGGAATTATAATGTTATTTTTGTTGATTCTAAAAGATTTATTAATTCAAATCCAGTTGGACGTGGTAATATAAGAGAAATTTTAGTGAAAAATTTTTAGGAGTATTGCATAATTATTATATTATTTTTAGATAATCCTAAAGAAGGATTATTTTTAAAGTGAAGTAAAAATTTGTGGTTTGTGAGTAATTTATATTATAAATCTGTTGGATTCAAGTGGTGTGGATAATTATCTAAATCTGATGAATTAAAATCATATTGAAATTTTATGATTAT harbors:
- a CDS encoding DNA adenine methylase codes for the protein MNLNIIMVDMNIRVAIRPILKWAGGKKNLLKSILDNMPLAFNNYIEPFVGGGALFFALNLKNSIINDINSNLINFYREIAYNLDNFLLEIEKYKYSYPYLKDSYIYIRNRFNNEKLTNLEKACIFLYLNKTCYNGLYRENLKGKFNTSFGKYKKISFYEVKNLRLASKLLREVKVLSLDFFCLLDFIAKDDFVYLDPPYIPYSKTSNFTNYSRYRFDFKMHEKLLHFCDKIDQRGAKFLLSNSNTTSSLELYRNYNVIFVDSKRFINSNPVGRGNIREILVKNF